The proteins below come from a single Penaeus vannamei isolate JL-2024 chromosome 44, ASM4276789v1, whole genome shotgun sequence genomic window:
- the LOC138860852 gene encoding uncharacterized protein, whose amino-acid sequence MRFFTDFECELDIDSQSTITLSRTPREPLACYRRPILYADLRLGKGQPYRTKVVVDTGGHTDVVLAQAKSRGLKLRTPFKKNGRQYYKVKDTVRFTFGSHSCHPKEV is encoded by the coding sequence ATGAGGTTCTTCACCGACTTCGAGTGTGAGCTGGATATTGACTCGCAGTCGACCATCACGCTGAGCCGAACCCCCAGGGAACCCCTGGCGTGCTACAGGAGGCCCATCCTCTACGCGGACCTCAGACTCGGCAAGGGCCAACCCTACCGCACGAAGGTCGTAGTGGACACGGGAGGCCACACCGACGTCGTACTGGCGCAGGCGAAGAGCCGGGGACTGAAGCTGAGGACCCCGTTCAAGAAGAACGGCCGGCAGTACTACAAGGTCAAGGACACGGTCAGGTTCACCTTCGGAAGCCACTCTTGCCACCCGAAGGAAGTGTAG
- the LOC113814433 gene encoding uncharacterized protein: protein MAVVACGLNANGQITPAGPPLLCCPTPVKDKKDVCEVHIACSHKTNAGWQITGYRNLDYSLEEEMAQGWKQISMSEMRMAAINDDGAVVLREKGQWRKLFFQRDTAMDSRNLGPSVQQVEDQDRIAESESNDHHTTSQIKFSSVFVEDNSLIALDEDGKMYSTGVPLPYGGSRISVVEVGKEHCMALTTDGVVLTWGSGMRGQLGNGELCQIDHPEPVESLQGITISSIASGGWHCVALSTSGDAYTWGWNESGQLGFPAKADQEASILGTFSHRCRYPEPVHMTDTIHSDSKVEEIRTNEWSGNDHKASLEGTGDCRTDPRINKGRAKDVVNVQTSPRLLDFWNEDMAIIDVKSGDRHTLYQLEDGSVWSTGMNKYGQLGLGDTAERNEPCLVPVTGVRTVFAGGWMSVFMATDTSGR, encoded by the exons ATGGCAGTGGTTGCCTGTGGCCTCAATGCCAATGGCCAGATAACACCAGCTGGTCCGCCGCTCTTGTGCTGCCCGACGCcagtaaaagataaaaaggacGTGTGTGAAGTACATATAGCTTGCAGTCACAAAACCA ATGCTGGTTGGCAAATTACTGGCTATAGAAATCTCGATTATAGTCTGGAAGAGGAGATGGCACAGGGATGGAAG CAGATATCTATGAGCGAGATGCGAATGGCTGCCATAAACGATGATGGGGCAGTGGTTCTGCGTGAAAAGGGGCAGTGGAGGAAGCTGTTCTTCCAGAGAGATACTGCAATGGACTCAAGAAACTTAG GTCCCTCAGTGCAGCAAGTTGAAGATCAGGACAGGATAGCAGAGAGTGAAAGTAATGATCATCATACAACATCTCAAATAAAATTCTCTTCCGTCTTTGTTGAGGACAACTCTCTTATAGCTCTCGATGAAG ATGGGAAGATGTACAGCACTGGTGTTCCTCTACCATATGGTGGCAGCAGAATCAGTGTCGTTGAAGTGGGGAAGGAGCACTGTATGGCACTTACAACGGATGGAGTAGTCCTTACCTGGGGCAGTGGAAT GCGTGGTCAACTTGGCAACGGAGAATTGTGCCAGATCGATCATCCAGAACCAGTAGAGAGTCTTCAAGGCATTACTATCTCCTCCATAGCCTCGGGGGGTTGGCACTGTGTcg CTTTGAGCACGAGTGGTGATGCATACACGTGGGGCTGGAATGAAAGCGGCCAGTTGGGCTTCCCAGCCAAGGCAGATCAGGAGGCATCGATTTTGGGAACATTTAGCCACAGATGCCGATATCCCGAACCAGTTCATATGACAGACACAATACACAGTGACAGCAAGGTGGAAGAAATTAGGACCAATGAATGGAGTGGCAATGATCATAAAGCATCTCTCGAAGGAACAGGAGATTGCAGAACTGATCCGAGAATCAACAAGGGCCGGGCAAAGGATGTTGTGAATGTACAGACCTCCCCCAGGCTGTTGGACTTCTGGAATGAAGATATGGCAATCATAGATGTCAAAAGTGGAGATAGGCACACATTATATCAGCTTG AGGATGGGAGTGTATGGTCCACTGGCATGAACAA gTACGGCCAGCTTGGTTTGGGCGACACAGCCGAGAGGAATGAACCTTGCCTGGTACCCGTCACAGGCGTCAGAACAGTGTTTGCTGGGGGATGGATGTCAGTGTTTATGGCAACAGACACTAGTGGGAGATGA